The Gemmatimonas sp. genome segment GGACGCGCGGCGTAGGCGGCGGTGAGGACGTTAGCGCGCGCGGTGTTGCGCGCCTCGGCGAGCGCGTGATGCACGTCGTACGGCGTGTGCAGTCCGAGCCCGCTGTGGTGATGCTCGGTGTTGTACCAGCGAAAGAAATCGACGCAGTGCGCGCGCGCGTCTTCGAGCGAGCCAAAGCGCGTGGGGAAATCCCGGCGATACTTGAGTGTCTTGCACTGCGCTTCCGAGTACGGATTGTCGTTCGAGACGGAGGGGCGCGAATGCGACTTGGTCACGCCGAGATCGGCGAGCAGGTGCGCGACCGGCTGCGAGACCATCGACGATCCGCGATCCGCATGCAGGGTGAGTTGATTGGGCCCGATGCCTTCGCGCGCACAACAGGCGGCGATGAGTCGCTCCGCGAGGAGTGCCGATTCGCGCGGCGCGACCATCCAGCCCACGACGTTGCGACTGAACACGTCGAGGATCACGTACTGGTGATACCACGACCAGGTCGCCGGTCCTTTGAGTTTGGTGATATCCCAACTCCACAACTGATTCGGCGCGGTCGCGAGCAACTCGGGCGCGGTGTACACCGGGTGTCGCTGTTGCGCGCGCCGCTCTCGAATCTCGTCGTGCGCGGCTAAGAGCCGGTACATGGTGCGCTCGGCGCAGTGATACACGCCTTCATCCAGCAGCGTCGCATACACCTGGGCCGGCGCTAGGTCGACGAAGCGGTCCTCGTGCAGCACGTCGAGGATCCGTTGTTGTTCGACGGGCGCCAGCGCACGTGGTGGCGAGCGGCGGGGCACGGCGCACGTGGGCCGCTCGGCGCGTCGCCGCGCCCGATAGTACGTCGCCGGCGCGACCCCAAGGCTCGCACAGAGCCCGCGCAGGGACGTTGCCGCCCCATGCGTCGTGACCGTACTCACGAGCGCGTCTCGGTGGACTCGTCGTGCGGTGGCAGTGTCAGGCCCAAGAGCTGCGAGAACGTTTTGTGGGCGTCGATGATGAGCTCCGCACGCTCCGCGCGCGCGGTCGCCTTCGCCAACGCGCACTCCAGCTCGACGATCTGCGTTCGCGAGGGATCGACGGTCGACGGCGCGGGCCCGCGACGCTTGGTCGGGCCCTGCAAGTCGCCGCGTCGCTGCACCGCGCGCCACATGGCAAGATGCGACGAGTATAGGCCTTCCCGACGCAGGAGCGCACCGAGCTCGCCCGGCTTCGTGCACGCGTCAGCGGCGGCGAGGATCTG includes the following:
- a CDS encoding IS3 family transposase (programmed frameshift), encoding MSSALSVSPLLLHDTRVSPTRTRRQFTATYKLQILAAADACTKPGELGALLRREGLYSSHLAMWRAVQRRGDLQGPTKRRGPAPSTVDPSRTQIVELECALAKATARAERAELIIDAHKTFLAALGPDTATARRVHRDALVSTVTTHGAATSLRGLCASLGVAPATYYRARRRAERPTCAVPRRSPPRALAPVEQQRILDVLHEDRFVDLAPAQVYATLLDEGVYHCAERTMYRLLAAHDEIRERRAQQRHPVYTAPELLATAPNQLWSWDITKLKGPATWSWYHQYVILDVFSRNVVGWMVAPRESALLAERLIAACCAREGIGPNQLTLHADRGSSMVSQPVAHLLADLGVTKSHSRPSVSNDNPYSEAQCKTLKYRRDFPTRFGSLEDARAHCVDFFRWYNTEHHHSGLGLHTPYDVHHALAEARNTARANVLTAAYAARPERFVHGLPTPRALPTAAWINPPTPRPSDDVAQ